Proteins encoded by one window of Simiduia curdlanivorans:
- the arsB gene encoding ACR3 family arsenite efflux transporter, whose amino-acid sequence MGVFERYLSLWVGLCIGAGVLLGNWLPEQFAVIAALEWAHVNLVVAVLIWVMIYPMMVQIDFTALKHVREKPKGLALTLVVNWLIKPFTMAALGWLFFKVFFAALVDPQSANEYIAGMILLGVAPCTAMVFVWSQLTKGDPNYTLVQVSVNDIIMIFAFAPIAAFLLGVNDISVPWQTLVLSVLLYVLLPLVAGALTRRQLQKHHSGERLQAFLATSKPWSVVGLLATVILLFGFQAETILLQPQTILLIAIPLLIQTYGIFAIAYGAAKAMKLPHNIAAPACMISTSNFFELAVAVAISLFGLHSGAALAMVVGVLVEVPVMLSLVWFANRTRHWFA is encoded by the coding sequence ATGGGTGTTTTTGAACGCTACTTATCGCTTTGGGTCGGGCTGTGTATCGGTGCTGGCGTGTTGCTTGGCAATTGGTTGCCCGAACAGTTTGCTGTTATAGCGGCGCTAGAGTGGGCACACGTTAACCTCGTGGTTGCCGTGCTGATTTGGGTGATGATTTACCCAATGATGGTGCAAATAGATTTTACCGCGCTTAAGCATGTGCGGGAAAAACCCAAAGGCTTGGCGCTAACCTTAGTTGTTAATTGGCTTATCAAGCCGTTCACCATGGCAGCGCTCGGCTGGCTATTTTTTAAAGTCTTTTTTGCCGCTTTGGTCGACCCTCAAAGTGCCAATGAATATATCGCCGGCATGATTTTACTCGGCGTTGCGCCTTGTACCGCCATGGTATTTGTGTGGAGTCAGCTCACTAAAGGCGACCCGAACTATACCCTAGTGCAGGTGTCGGTAAACGATATCATTATGATCTTTGCCTTCGCGCCCATCGCGGCATTTCTGCTTGGTGTTAACGATATCAGTGTGCCTTGGCAGACCTTGGTGTTGTCTGTCCTGCTCTACGTTTTACTTCCTTTAGTTGCTGGAGCCTTGACGCGGCGCCAGTTACAAAAGCATCACAGCGGTGAGCGCCTGCAGGCCTTTTTAGCAACGTCAAAACCTTGGTCGGTTGTTGGCTTGCTGGCTACCGTGATTTTGTTGTTTGGCTTTCAGGCCGAAACCATTTTATTGCAGCCGCAAACAATACTCTTAATTGCCATTCCGCTGTTGATTCAAACCTATGGCATTTTTGCTATTGCCTATGGCGCCGCCAAGGCCATGAAGCTGCCCCATAACATTGCGGCACCGGCTTGCATGATTAGCACGTCGAACTTTTTTGAATTGGCTGTTGCGGTTGCCATCTCATTATTCGGCCTTCACTCAGGTGCCGCGCTGGCAATGGTGGTGGGGGTATTAGTTGAAGTGCCAGTAATGTTGAGTTTGGTGTGGTTTGCCAATCGCACTCGCCACTGGTTTGCCTAA
- a CDS encoding thiamine pyrophosphate-binding protein — protein MNLVNVLEAELKQFGVERLFGIPGDFILPLFEALQRNGNLPMLHLSHEPSIVFAADACARLTNKPSAVLLTYGAGALNAVNAIAQSYVEHVPLIVIAGFPAQAELDRKLLIHHQAKTIDSQQAILREVTCCQVRLNDAASAGAEIRKALVACAELSRPVLIEFPRDAVNFETQLEAPYVAPVDDAKNLQPSVDNIWRKLSLAKRPVILAGVDVRRFNAVSALEQFASAAKIPIISTLMARACLDSTHPMYGGIFLDNSDALPYSLLADADLIVLAGVIKTDSNFAAHGDLFCAEKVVELSEAVYKLDGQTVEGLSLKGIFEGLNRHAYPLTHFQRPVEKSVTDTCDSECAPNATQVVKAMHTVLTEQDEIFPIISDVGDCLFASLEANPRYLLAPAFYASMGYAVPAAFGVQASAGLRPIVLVGDGAFQMTGMELGHCSRNGFSPIVILFNNKRWDMIRAFSPDLHCTDLGTWDYPAFAESMGGSGVSVDTEQGFVAAFQQALARREGFSLIEVKLAQGRTARLDRFATNFLAANKVGAC, from the coding sequence ATGAATCTTGTTAATGTGTTGGAAGCTGAGCTAAAGCAGTTCGGTGTCGAGCGGCTATTTGGTATTCCCGGTGATTTTATTCTGCCGCTTTTTGAAGCATTGCAGCGCAATGGTAATTTGCCAATGCTGCATCTCAGCCATGAGCCATCGATTGTTTTTGCCGCGGATGCTTGTGCGCGTTTAACCAATAAACCAAGCGCCGTATTGTTGACCTATGGTGCGGGAGCATTGAATGCAGTCAATGCAATAGCCCAATCCTATGTTGAACATGTGCCATTGATTGTGATTGCTGGTTTTCCCGCGCAAGCTGAACTCGATCGAAAGCTACTTATTCACCATCAGGCGAAAACTATCGACTCTCAGCAGGCTATTCTGCGAGAGGTAACCTGCTGCCAAGTTAGGCTCAATGATGCAGCAAGCGCTGGCGCAGAAATTCGCAAAGCCTTGGTGGCATGTGCCGAGCTATCGCGGCCGGTGTTAATTGAGTTCCCTCGGGATGCGGTTAACTTTGAAACTCAGCTTGAAGCGCCTTACGTGGCGCCCGTCGATGACGCAAAAAATTTGCAGCCTTCCGTCGATAACATTTGGCGTAAGCTATCGCTCGCCAAGCGACCGGTGATCCTTGCCGGTGTCGATGTGCGGCGGTTTAACGCCGTTTCTGCGCTAGAGCAGTTTGCCAGTGCAGCGAAAATTCCAATAATCAGTACGCTGATGGCGCGCGCCTGTCTAGATTCTACCCATCCTATGTATGGTGGTATCTTTTTAGACAATTCTGATGCCTTGCCCTATTCCCTACTGGCAGATGCCGATTTAATTGTGCTGGCTGGCGTTATTAAAACAGACAGCAACTTTGCCGCCCATGGCGATCTTTTCTGCGCCGAAAAGGTCGTTGAGCTATCAGAGGCCGTTTATAAGCTTGATGGTCAGACTGTTGAAGGGTTGTCGCTTAAAGGTATATTCGAGGGCTTGAATCGACATGCGTATCCGCTAACGCATTTTCAGCGCCCTGTTGAAAAAAGTGTCACTGACACCTGCGATTCTGAATGTGCACCTAACGCTACTCAGGTGGTAAAAGCGATGCACACAGTATTGACGGAACAGGATGAGATTTTTCCGATAATTTCTGATGTGGGCGACTGTTTGTTTGCGTCGCTCGAAGCCAACCCCCGATACCTATTGGCGCCGGCATTTTATGCCTCCATGGGCTATGCCGTGCCAGCAGCTTTTGGCGTGCAGGCGAGCGCCGGTTTGCGACCCATTGTCTTAGTGGGCGACGGAGCCTTTCAGATGACGGGTATGGAATTAGGGCATTGTTCGCGCAATGGATTTAGTCCGATCGTGATTTTATTCAACAACAAGCGATGGGATATGATTCGCGCTTTTTCGCCAGACTTACATTGCACTGACCTGGGAACTTGGGATTATCCTGCATTCGCTGAATCTATGGGCGGTAGCGGAGTGAGTGTCGACACAGAGCAGGGCTTTGTGGCGGCGTTTCAGCAGGCCTTGGCGCGGCGTGAGGGGTTCAGTTTAATTGAGGTTAAATTGGCGCAGGGCAGAACGGCTCGGCTGGATCGCTTTGCAACAAATTTCTTGGCCGCTAATAAAGTGGGCGCTTGTTAG
- the arsJ gene encoding organoarsenical effux MFS transporter ArsJ, with translation MRWLAELAPDIRQYMIVTGNYWAFTLTDGALRMLVVLHFHGLGYSPLAIAMLFIFYEIFGVITNLVGGWLGARLGLNKTMNVGLFLQIVALVMLLVPASFLTVAWVMAAQALSGIAKDLNKMSAKSAIKLLVPSDAQGQLYRWVAILTGSKNALKGAGFFLGGALLTWLGFAGAVLAMATMLAAVWVLSLIGLGKDLGRAKSKPKFTDIFSKSRAINYLSAARMFLFGARDVWFVVALPVYLASTFNWDHWWVGGFLALWIIGYGFIQGLAPKITNRGALPGGQQALAWAGMLSIVPALIALALTYQWHPAASLLFGLMVFGAFFAINSSLHSYLIVSYAGEDGVSLDVGFYYMANAMGRLIGTVLSGWLYQDYGLVACLWVSAGFIAMAAFISLGLPKRQAQPAEYSG, from the coding sequence ATGCGTTGGCTTGCCGAACTCGCGCCCGATATTCGCCAGTACATGATTGTGACCGGCAATTACTGGGCCTTTACCCTCACCGACGGCGCCTTGAGAATGTTGGTGGTGTTGCATTTTCATGGCCTGGGCTACAGCCCATTGGCCATCGCCATGCTGTTTATTTTCTATGAAATTTTTGGCGTCATCACCAACTTGGTTGGCGGCTGGCTAGGCGCGCGCTTGGGTCTTAACAAGACCATGAATGTGGGGTTGTTTTTGCAAATTGTGGCTCTGGTGATGCTGCTGGTTCCCGCCAGTTTTCTTACCGTTGCCTGGGTGATGGCGGCGCAGGCTTTGTCTGGTATTGCCAAAGACCTGAATAAAATGAGCGCTAAAAGCGCCATTAAACTGCTCGTGCCCAGCGACGCCCAAGGCCAGCTCTACCGATGGGTTGCCATTCTCACTGGCTCCAAAAACGCACTCAAGGGCGCGGGCTTTTTCTTGGGCGGCGCGCTGCTAACCTGGTTGGGTTTTGCCGGTGCAGTGCTGGCGATGGCAACAATGCTCGCCGCGGTGTGGGTGTTGAGTTTAATCGGCTTGGGCAAGGACCTCGGCAGGGCAAAAAGTAAACCCAAGTTCACCGACATTTTTTCCAAGAGCCGCGCCATCAACTATCTGTCGGCGGCGCGGATGTTTTTATTCGGCGCCCGGGACGTCTGGTTTGTGGTTGCCTTGCCGGTTTATCTGGCCAGCACCTTTAACTGGGATCACTGGTGGGTGGGCGGCTTTTTAGCGCTCTGGATTATTGGCTACGGGTTCATTCAAGGTTTGGCGCCCAAGATTACCAACCGCGGCGCTCTGCCCGGTGGCCAGCAGGCGCTCGCCTGGGCCGGTATGCTAAGTATCGTTCCGGCGCTGATTGCGCTGGCCTTGACTTATCAATGGCATCCCGCGGCCTCGCTATTGTTCGGCTTGATGGTGTTTGGTGCTTTCTTTGCCATTAATTCCTCCCTGCACAGCTATCTTATCGTCAGCTATGCCGGTGAGGATGGCGTCTCACTCGATGTGGGATTCTACTATATGGCCAACGCCATGGGGCGTTTAATCGGCACGGTGCTGTCCGGTTGGCTCTATCAAGATTACGGTTTAGTGGCCTGCTTGTGGGTGTCCGCCGGGTTCATAGCCATGGCAGCTTTCATTTCGCTGGGGCTGCCTAAGCGCCAAGCTCAGCCGGCTGAGTACTCGGGCTGA
- the ydiJ gene encoding D-2-hydroxyglutarate dehydrogenase YdiJ, which produces MIPAIRTTSPLQSHYLDFIEALKAEGFAGELNPDYANRTVLSTDNSIYQVLPQGVVYPRHSEDLLLITALAAKPRFRNIVLSPRGGGTGTNGQSLTDGLVVDTSRHMNQILEINVQERWVRVQAGVVKDQLNAALTPHGLFFAPELSTSNRATIGGMINTDASGQGSCEYGKTRDHVLALESIWLDGSQWGSKPLNEHELDAVCGRQDRIGEAHRVLRDIAKHYDADIKAKFPPLNRCLTGYDLAHIYNREQQFDLNSILCGAEGTLAFITEAKLNLLPIPKHTALVTVLYQNFDAALRDATELMKAKPTSIETIDSRVFELAKNDIVWHSVSEFFPAADEQVAGINLVEYSADTETELAEKISRLTSALAAVKGLNKKNCGFSVVNGRANVNKIWAMRKKSVGLLGNVNGEARPIPFVEDTCVPPENLADFIAEFRALLDQHQLQYGMFGHVDAGVLHVRPIIDMKDPEQIKTVRHITDCVVSLVQKYNGLLWGEHGKGLRSEYAPAFFGDLYPQLQRIKGVFDPHNQFNPGKIATPSADIALTKIDEPTTRGDEDRKIPVQVWQGYSEGMHCNGNGACYNWNPNDAMCPSWKVTRERVHSPKGRASLIREWLKQLAERDVDPIATAKNSRNKSFLASLPARIKNTLNKDYDFSHEVMDSMSGCLACKSCVGQCPVKVDVPEFRSKFLELYHSRYLRPLKDYFVGGLEFMMPAMVKVPWLYNGLMKFAPVKYLLKHVAGMVDSPLLTGTSIEKTLNDMGILWATPTNLLCLTDAERAKTVAIVQDAFISFFETQVLIDNLKLLRQLGFTPMLVPFMANGKPLHVHGFRAGFERAAQKNSAMLNALKQTGVPLVGLEPSMTLAYRAEYVKVMGADAPKVELIQEWLAKADWTQTTDTPKAFKLLAHCTEKTNAAASIKDWLTVFTRAGHSLSVIEVGCCGMAGTYGHETRNRENSEKLFDLSWRNPVTENAPEILLATGFSCRSQTERLASIKLKHPVQALLQV; this is translated from the coding sequence ATGATCCCAGCCATTCGCACGACGTCACCACTACAAAGCCATTACCTGGACTTTATCGAGGCGCTTAAAGCCGAGGGCTTCGCCGGCGAACTCAACCCGGACTATGCCAATAGAACCGTATTGTCTACGGACAATTCAATTTACCAAGTGTTGCCGCAAGGGGTTGTCTACCCCCGTCACAGCGAAGACCTGCTGCTCATTACGGCACTCGCCGCCAAGCCGCGCTTTCGCAATATTGTGCTCAGCCCAAGGGGCGGCGGTACCGGCACTAACGGCCAATCGCTCACCGATGGTTTGGTGGTGGACACCTCGCGCCACATGAATCAGATTCTCGAAATCAATGTGCAGGAGCGCTGGGTTAGGGTTCAGGCTGGCGTGGTGAAAGATCAACTCAATGCCGCACTCACGCCGCACGGGCTCTTTTTCGCACCGGAACTTTCCACCAGCAACCGCGCCACCATTGGTGGCATGATCAACACCGATGCCTCAGGCCAGGGCTCTTGCGAATACGGCAAAACCCGCGACCATGTACTGGCACTCGAAAGTATTTGGCTAGACGGCAGCCAATGGGGCTCAAAGCCACTGAATGAGCACGAACTCGACGCCGTGTGCGGGCGCCAGGACCGCATTGGCGAGGCGCACCGCGTGTTGCGCGATATCGCAAAACACTACGACGCCGACATTAAAGCCAAATTCCCACCGCTCAACCGCTGCTTAACCGGCTACGACCTGGCTCATATTTACAACCGCGAGCAGCAGTTCGATTTGAACAGTATTTTATGTGGCGCCGAGGGGACACTTGCGTTTATCACCGAGGCAAAGCTCAACTTGCTGCCTATTCCAAAGCACACCGCACTGGTGACCGTGCTGTACCAAAATTTCGATGCCGCCCTGCGCGATGCAACGGAATTAATGAAGGCCAAACCAACGTCGATAGAGACGATAGATTCGCGAGTATTTGAACTGGCTAAAAACGATATTGTTTGGCACTCGGTGAGCGAGTTTTTCCCCGCCGCGGACGAGCAAGTAGCGGGCATTAATTTAGTTGAGTATAGCGCCGACACAGAGACCGAATTGGCGGAAAAAATATCCCGCCTGACCAGCGCCTTAGCGGCCGTTAAAGGCCTAAACAAAAAGAACTGCGGCTTTAGCGTTGTAAATGGCCGCGCCAATGTCAATAAAATTTGGGCCATGCGCAAGAAGTCCGTTGGGCTGCTCGGCAATGTCAACGGCGAAGCCCGGCCTATTCCGTTCGTGGAAGACACCTGTGTTCCGCCGGAAAACTTAGCCGACTTTATTGCCGAGTTTCGCGCCCTGCTCGATCAGCACCAATTGCAATACGGCATGTTCGGCCACGTGGATGCCGGGGTGCTGCACGTGCGCCCGATTATCGACATGAAAGACCCGGAGCAAATCAAAACCGTGCGCCACATTACCGATTGTGTAGTGAGCCTGGTGCAAAAATATAACGGCCTGCTCTGGGGAGAGCATGGTAAGGGCTTGCGCAGCGAGTACGCGCCGGCGTTTTTTGGTGACTTGTACCCGCAATTGCAGCGCATTAAAGGCGTTTTCGACCCACACAACCAATTTAACCCGGGTAAAATTGCCACCCCAAGCGCCGACATAGCACTCACTAAAATTGACGAGCCCACCACCCGCGGCGACGAAGACCGAAAAATTCCAGTTCAGGTATGGCAAGGCTATAGCGAGGGGATGCACTGTAATGGCAATGGCGCTTGCTACAACTGGAACCCTAACGATGCCATGTGCCCAAGCTGGAAAGTGACCCGCGAGCGGGTTCATTCCCCCAAGGGCCGGGCGTCATTAATTCGCGAGTGGTTAAAACAATTAGCCGAGCGCGATGTCGACCCTATTGCCACTGCGAAAAACAGCCGCAACAAATCTTTTCTGGCAAGTTTGCCGGCACGCATCAAGAATACACTCAATAAAGATTACGACTTTTCGCACGAAGTCATGGACAGCATGAGCGGTTGCCTCGCCTGTAAATCCTGCGTCGGTCAATGCCCGGTTAAAGTGGATGTACCCGAGTTTCGCTCGAAATTTCTAGAGCTCTACCACAGCCGCTACCTGCGCCCACTTAAGGATTATTTTGTTGGCGGTTTAGAATTTATGATGCCAGCCATGGTAAAGGTGCCCTGGCTATACAACGGCTTAATGAAATTTGCACCGGTAAAGTATCTACTCAAGCACGTGGCCGGCATGGTAGATAGCCCGCTACTAACCGGCACCTCCATCGAGAAAACACTGAATGATATGGGCATTTTGTGGGCAACCCCCACTAACTTGTTATGCCTAACCGACGCCGAACGGGCCAAAACCGTCGCCATTGTGCAAGATGCCTTTATCAGCTTCTTTGAAACGCAAGTGCTGATCGACAACCTTAAGCTATTACGCCAACTGGGTTTTACGCCAATGCTTGTGCCTTTTATGGCCAACGGCAAACCCTTGCATGTACACGGTTTCCGCGCCGGCTTCGAGCGCGCTGCACAAAAAAATAGCGCGATGCTCAATGCGTTAAAACAAACCGGTGTACCCTTAGTCGGCCTAGAGCCTTCAATGACTCTCGCCTATCGCGCCGAGTACGTCAAAGTGATGGGCGCCGACGCGCCTAAGGTGGAACTGATTCAAGAGTGGTTGGCGAAAGCCGATTGGACGCAAACTACCGACACACCGAAAGCGTTTAAGTTACTGGCGCACTGCACAGAAAAAACCAATGCCGCGGCAAGCATCAAAGACTGGCTAACAGTGTTCACCCGCGCCGGCCACAGCTTGTCGGTCATTGAAGTAGGTTGCTGCGGCATGGCAGGCACCTATGGCCACGAAACGCGCAATAGGGAAAATTCAGAAAAACTATTTGATTTGAGCTGGCGCAATCCAGTTACTGAAAATGCACCGGAAATCTTATTGGCGACGGGCTTTTCCTGTCGTAGTCAGACCGAGCGTCTAGCCAGTATAAAACTGAAACACCCGGTACAGGCGCTACTACAAGTCTAA
- a CDS encoding outer membrane protein, translating into MSNNCARDGGQIGKPDYNVGSIKSWELIAMKYLISGLLAALLTSLAIDVQAQSRGFSGLYKDRAGRMEVTIGANNTAAWGVDGERGAELDVKANTGWAFSLGYNFDNHWNLSWATDYNDAKYSATVVNEDDDRVGINHKLSTYNSQFNGTYNFFEGAFTPYVQAGLGWSYVDSNISGPPQTGCWWTWYGYVCSSYYNSYGTNEYSYSLGAGVRYEFNRNLFVKAGYTSMWLDSSEDIRYDIGRLELGFML; encoded by the coding sequence ATGTCTAACAATTGCGCTCGCGACGGTGGTCAAATTGGAAAGCCTGATTATAATGTTGGCTCCATTAAGAGCTGGGAGCTCATTGCGATGAAATACCTCATTAGCGGCCTGTTAGCCGCATTATTGACATCTCTTGCCATTGACGTGCAGGCGCAGTCGCGTGGATTTAGTGGCTTATATAAGGATCGTGCCGGCCGGATGGAAGTTACCATCGGCGCCAATAACACCGCCGCCTGGGGTGTGGATGGCGAGCGCGGTGCTGAACTGGATGTAAAAGCGAACACCGGTTGGGCTTTTAGCTTGGGTTATAACTTTGACAACCATTGGAATCTCTCCTGGGCGACGGATTATAACGACGCCAAGTACAGCGCCACGGTGGTCAATGAAGACGACGATAGGGTCGGCATTAACCATAAGCTGAGCACCTACAATAGCCAATTCAACGGCACCTACAATTTCTTTGAAGGCGCTTTTACACCCTATGTGCAAGCCGGGCTTGGTTGGAGCTATGTGGACTCGAATATCTCTGGCCCACCGCAAACCGGTTGCTGGTGGACTTGGTATGGCTATGTGTGTAGCTCTTACTACAACTCCTATGGCACCAATGAATACTCCTATAGCCTAGGCGCTGGCGTGCGCTATGAGTTCAATCGCAATCTCTTCGTCAAGGCCGGTTACACCAGCATGTGGTTGGATAGCTCGGAAGATATTCGCTATGACATTGGCCGCCTAGAACTTGGTTTTATGCTCTAG
- a CDS encoding phosphatase domain-containing protein, whose amino-acid sequence MTHPYDLLELPSGGQFIFTPCPGTKGTSVSAALQSLSQAKVDAVITLLSDQELSALSVASFKADMANTELTWFQLPIEDDSEPDAIFEAAWAESKAALLKLLSDGKNIAIHCRGGSGRTGLMAAILLMTSGGVWSEVQALIQSVRPKALTHPAHLGYLQKHFSV is encoded by the coding sequence ATGACACACCCCTATGATCTACTTGAGTTGCCGAGCGGCGGGCAATTTATTTTTACACCATGCCCTGGCACCAAAGGCACGTCGGTTTCGGCGGCGCTGCAAAGCCTCAGTCAGGCAAAGGTCGACGCCGTGATTACGCTGTTATCGGATCAAGAGTTAAGTGCGCTGTCTGTCGCTTCCTTTAAAGCGGACATGGCCAACACCGAGCTGACTTGGTTTCAACTGCCCATTGAAGACGATAGCGAGCCAGATGCTATTTTTGAGGCCGCCTGGGCTGAGTCAAAAGCCGCGTTACTTAAATTACTTAGCGACGGCAAAAATATTGCCATTCACTGCCGGGGTGGCTCGGGTAGAACCGGTTTAATGGCGGCGATCTTACTTATGACGTCGGGTGGCGTGTGGTCAGAGGTCCAAGCGCTCATTCAGTCGGTCAGGCCCAAGGCGTTAACCCACCCGGCACATCTTGGCTATTTGCAAAAGCACTTTTCTGTTTGA
- a CDS encoding metalloregulator ArsR/SmtB family transcription factor, producing the protein MATKSKVLFLCTGNSARSQIAEALLRNLAGDSFEVFSAGTDPTEVHPQTLAVLEKFGIPSTDLRSKNVSEFADQRFDYVISLCDKARLECRTYPSTGKKMDWHFEDPVQRRGPNPFEVTLNEISGRISMFVLIETKRKAPKVALDPTQFFKSLTDELRLRCLMLIQYEGELCVCEMMAALQDEQPKVSRHLALLRKNGLLVDRRQGQWVYYRINPDLPAWAKVVLAQTTENNVGFIEQSIHQLEAMGERPNRILQHCQSA; encoded by the coding sequence ATGGCGACTAAATCTAAGGTGCTTTTTCTGTGCACGGGCAATTCAGCGCGATCGCAAATTGCCGAGGCGCTACTGCGCAACCTCGCGGGGGATAGTTTTGAGGTGTTTAGTGCCGGCACAGATCCCACTGAGGTACATCCACAGACCCTCGCGGTATTGGAGAAATTTGGCATCCCGAGCACAGACCTAAGGTCAAAAAATGTCTCTGAGTTCGCCGATCAACGGTTTGATTACGTGATTTCTTTGTGCGACAAGGCGCGCCTTGAGTGCCGCACCTACCCAAGCACAGGGAAGAAGATGGACTGGCATTTTGAAGATCCAGTTCAGCGCCGAGGCCCGAATCCCTTCGAAGTCACGCTCAATGAAATCAGCGGTCGAATTTCGATGTTTGTGTTGATTGAAACCAAGCGCAAGGCGCCAAAAGTGGCGTTAGACCCGACCCAATTTTTTAAAAGCCTGACCGATGAATTGCGCTTGCGCTGCCTCATGTTGATTCAATACGAGGGCGAGCTGTGTGTGTGTGAAATGATGGCGGCCTTACAGGATGAGCAGCCCAAAGTTTCCCGCCACTTGGCGTTACTACGTAAGAACGGCTTGTTGGTCGATCGTCGACAAGGCCAGTGGGTGTACTACCGCATAAACCCAGATTTGCCCGCTTGGGCGAAAGTGGTGTTGGCGCAAACCACGGAAAACAATGTGGGTTTTATCGAACAAAGTATTCATCAGTTAGAGGCCATGGGCGAGCGGCCAAATCGGATATTGCAACATTGTCAATCGGCTTAA
- a CDS encoding ArsJ-associated glyceraldehyde-3-phosphate dehydrogenase translates to MAIKVGINGFGRIGRLAMRVAFDWDDVDIIQINDPAGDAATLAHLLTFDSVHGRWQYEAGHQGDAILVNGKRIACTQNKTIAETDWSGCDVVIEASGKMKSKALLQNYLDQGVQRVVVSAPVKEDGVLNVVMGVNHHLYDKTQHPIVTAASCTTNCLAPVVKVIHEKLGIVHGSMTTIHDITNTQTILDAPHKDLRRARACGMSLIPTTTGSATAITHIFPELKGKLNGHAVRVPLANASLTDCVFEVSRATSAEEVNQLLKNAAEQELKNILGYEERPLVSIDYKTDPRSSIIDALSTMVVNGTQVKIYAWYDNEWGYANRTAELMRLVGRQDKA, encoded by the coding sequence ATGGCTATTAAAGTTGGTATCAATGGTTTTGGTCGCATCGGTCGCTTAGCGATGCGCGTGGCTTTTGATTGGGACGATGTTGATATTATCCAGATCAATGACCCAGCCGGCGATGCGGCTACCTTGGCACATTTGCTCACTTTCGATTCCGTGCACGGGCGCTGGCAGTACGAGGCCGGGCATCAGGGCGATGCCATCTTAGTTAATGGCAAGCGGATTGCTTGCACGCAAAATAAAACCATTGCCGAAACCGATTGGTCTGGCTGCGATGTAGTGATAGAAGCGAGCGGCAAGATGAAGAGTAAGGCCCTACTGCAAAATTACTTGGATCAGGGCGTGCAACGGGTCGTGGTTTCCGCGCCGGTAAAAGAAGACGGCGTGTTAAATGTGGTGATGGGTGTGAACCATCACCTCTACGACAAAACCCAGCACCCGATTGTGACAGCGGCCTCTTGCACCACCAATTGTCTCGCCCCCGTGGTGAAAGTGATCCACGAAAAATTGGGTATTGTGCACGGCTCCATGACCACCATTCACGACATCACCAACACCCAAACCATTCTCGATGCGCCGCATAAAGATTTGCGCCGCGCCCGCGCCTGCGGCATGAGTTTAATTCCAACCACCACCGGTTCAGCGACGGCCATTACCCATATTTTCCCCGAGTTGAAAGGTAAGTTAAACGGCCATGCGGTGCGCGTGCCCTTGGCCAATGCATCGCTCACCGATTGCGTGTTCGAAGTGAGCCGGGCCACCAGTGCCGAGGAAGTGAATCAGTTGTTAAAAAATGCCGCCGAGCAGGAGCTAAAAAATATTCTGGGTTACGAAGAGCGGCCGCTGGTGTCTATCGATTACAAAACCGATCCGCGCTCTAGCATTATCGATGCGCTTTCCACCATGGTTGTTAACGGCACGCAAGTGAAAATATACGCTTGGTACGATAACGAGTGGGGTTATGCCAACCGAACGGCGGAGTTGATGCGCTTAGTTGGCCGGCAGGATAAGGCGTAA